Proteins from one Pseudomonadota bacterium genomic window:
- a CDS encoding SspB family protein produces MADDLIRYDVLVSDALRGVVRQVLTEITSTGLPGDHHFYITIDTRLPGVRISSALRQRFPEEMTVVLQHQFWDLKVTDQAFEVGLSFSGVPERLLIPFSSITGFADPSVDFALKFETIMVDDEELVGEAVELETANEPAPEPTPLSTAKPNGANSDADEGAEEAADDDKEADEAKSAEVVSLDAFRKKS; encoded by the coding sequence ATGGCAGACGATCTGATCCGATACGATGTTCTGGTAAGCGATGCGCTTCGTGGCGTCGTTCGGCAGGTTTTGACCGAGATAACGTCGACCGGTCTTCCCGGCGACCATCATTTCTACATCACCATCGACACGCGCTTGCCGGGCGTCAGGATTTCGTCGGCCCTTCGGCAGCGTTTTCCTGAAGAGATGACTGTGGTCCTTCAGCATCAATTCTGGGACCTGAAGGTAACAGACCAGGCTTTTGAGGTCGGCTTGAGCTTCTCCGGTGTTCCGGAGCGACTGTTAATTCCATTCTCATCCATCACAGGGTTCGCTGACCCATCAGTGGACTTCGCATTGAAGTTCGAGACAATCATGGTTGACGATGAGGAGTTGGTCGGGGAAGCCGTCGAGCTCGAAACAGCAAATGAGCCCGCGCCGGAACCAACTCCGCTGAGCACGGCGAAGCCAAACGGTGCCAATTCAGACGCCGATGAAGGTGCCGAAGAGGCTGCAGACGACGATAAAGAGGCGGATGAAGCAAAGTCTGCCGAAGTGGTCTCTTTGGACGCTTTTCGCAAGAAAAGTTGA
- the fumC gene encoding class II fumarate hydratase yields MTTTRTESDTFGPIEVDSSRYWGAQAQRSLGNFKIGWEKQPAPVVRALGIVKRAAAETNMELGKMDADLGNVIIKAAQEVIEGKLDEHFPLVVWQTGSGTQSNMNANEVISNRAIEMMGGEMGSKTPIHPNDHCNMSQSSNDTFPTAMHIACAEEVHHRLLPALQYLRNALNDKAEAWKNIIKIGRTHTQDATPLTLGQEFSGYTQQLTNGIARIESTLPALMELAQGGTAVGTGLASPVGFAEKVAEKIAAITKLPFTTAPNKFEALAAHDAMVFTHGAIHAVAMSCFKIANDIRFLGSGPRAGLGELALPENEPGSSIMPGKVNPTQCEAMTQVCAHIHGNNAGLAFAGSQGHFELNVFNPMMAYNFLQSVRLLSDAAVSFTDNCVVGIEPRLDNIEQGLKNSLMLVTPLKEKYGYDLAAKVAKNAHKNGTTLRVEALALGISEEDFDAIVVPAKMISPA; encoded by the coding sequence ATGACGACCACCAGGACAGAATCTGACACTTTTGGACCGATTGAGGTTGATTCAAGCCGCTACTGGGGTGCCCAAGCTCAACGCTCCCTCGGCAACTTCAAGATCGGCTGGGAGAAACAGCCAGCCCCCGTGGTCCGCGCCCTTGGTATCGTGAAGCGGGCCGCAGCCGAAACCAATATGGAGCTCGGCAAAATGGATGCCGACCTGGGGAACGTCATCATCAAGGCAGCGCAAGAGGTCATCGAAGGGAAGCTGGACGAGCATTTCCCATTGGTGGTCTGGCAGACGGGCTCTGGGACGCAGTCCAATATGAACGCGAACGAGGTGATCTCCAATCGCGCAATCGAGATGATGGGCGGTGAGATGGGTTCGAAAACGCCGATCCATCCCAACGATCACTGCAACATGTCACAGTCGTCCAACGACACCTTTCCCACGGCGATGCACATCGCCTGCGCTGAAGAGGTGCACCATCGGCTGCTTCCGGCGCTCCAATATTTGCGCAACGCACTGAACGACAAAGCCGAAGCGTGGAAGAACATCATCAAAATTGGACGCACCCATACACAGGATGCGACACCCCTCACCCTCGGCCAGGAATTCTCCGGCTACACCCAGCAGCTTACAAATGGCATTGCGCGGATTGAAAGCACCCTGCCCGCGCTCATGGAGCTCGCTCAAGGTGGCACAGCTGTTGGCACTGGGCTCGCATCTCCGGTCGGTTTTGCCGAAAAAGTCGCTGAGAAGATCGCCGCGATCACCAAACTACCGTTCACCACTGCCCCAAACAAATTCGAGGCGCTCGCCGCCCACGATGCGATGGTGTTCACCCATGGAGCAATCCACGCGGTTGCAATGAGCTGTTTCAAGATTGCCAATGATATCAGGTTTTTAGGGTCGGGACCTCGAGCGGGACTTGGAGAATTGGCGCTGCCCGAAAACGAACCAGGCTCGTCCATAATGCCCGGCAAAGTGAACCCGACCCAGTGCGAAGCGATGACCCAGGTCTGTGCGCACATCCACGGTAATAACGCCGGACTCGCCTTTGCGGGGTCGCAAGGTCATTTCGAATTGAACGTCTTTAACCCGATGATGGCCTACAACTTCCTGCAGTCGGTGCGGCTGTTGTCTGACGCGGCTGTCTCGTTCACCGACAATTGCGTTGTTGGCATTGAGCCCAGGCTAGACAACATTGAGCAAGGGCTCAAAAATTCGCTGATGTTGGTGACGCCATTGAAAGAGAAGTACGGCTACGATCTTGCCGCAAAAGTCGCGAAAAACGCCCACAAGAACGGGACAACGTTGAGAGTTGAGGCGCTCGCACTTGGCATTTCCGAAGAGGACTTCGATGCTATCGTGGTACCGGCGAAAATGATTAGCCCGGCATGA
- a CDS encoding DUF4169 family protein, producing MTDNVINLRQARKRLKKAEKEKTARENRRRFGRSKSQKQAENKERESSASRLDGHQRDRDDGAS from the coding sequence GTGACCGACAACGTCATCAATCTGCGGCAGGCTCGCAAGCGCTTGAAAAAGGCCGAAAAGGAAAAGACGGCGCGCGAAAACCGCCGGCGCTTTGGGCGAAGCAAATCACAGAAGCAGGCCGAAAACAAAGAACGGGAAAGCAGCGCTTCCCGCCTTGATGGCCACCAGCGGGACCGAGACGACGGAGCTTCGTAA
- a CDS encoding ribbon-helix-helix domain-containing protein codes for MLFKRSISLSGHATSIALEQPFWDEIDRLAAEKGMGRAALVRQIDEARGSGNLASALRVFVLETLKAETLNSVSDQAVRR; via the coding sequence GTGCTCTTCAAACGTTCGATCAGCCTGTCGGGCCATGCGACGTCGATTGCGCTCGAGCAACCCTTCTGGGATGAGATCGATCGGCTTGCCGCCGAAAAAGGCATGGGTAGAGCTGCACTTGTAAGGCAGATCGACGAAGCCCGGGGTTCGGGAAACCTTGCCAGCGCGCTGCGGGTGTTTGTGCTGGAGACGCTGAAGGCTGAAACGCTTAATTCGGTGTCAGATCAAGCGGTGCGCCGGTAG